Proteins encoded in a region of the Zea mays cultivar B73 chromosome 4, Zm-B73-REFERENCE-NAM-5.0, whole genome shotgun sequence genome:
- the LOC100384270 gene encoding uncharacterized protein LOC100384270, with amino-acid sequence MHGHGAMAHSQGSGSMGRAPSALAPPRSPPRPLFRIKPTTPPPLLPGSLPLFCSPFAKGSQQNHAIDRRHQSSILRSTTYSHPLRQQRGLSVCARRGCRRSLPGGRPAWGGPRAASRRTPTRARGPRRRTSASSPTSRPTARAAGDRYQKPQVCCAAGRAAGCGGSTTCARTSSAATSPRRRMTSSSSSTSSSATSGRSSPGGCRAGRTTRSRTTGTRTSSASSSPAAWTRRRTARSPARPRGSSITSCRSRRSERPAAVQQAIRTRTTWRSSSSRTRRTRPTAVAATTSRGPPRRRGATSTSTSTCPSA; translated from the exons ATGCATGGGCACGGGGCCATGGCTCACTCACAGGGATCCGGGTCAATGGGGCGGGCACCCTCGGCCCTCGCTCCTCCACGCTCTCCACCTCGACCCCTCTTTCGTATAAAACCAACCACTCCTCCCCCGCTCCTCCCCGGCTCCTTGCCTTTGTTCTGTTCTCCATTCGCGAAAGGCTCGCAGCAAAACCACGCCATCGATCGCCGCCACCAGTCCAGCATCCTCCGATCGACTACGTACTCCCAcccactccggcagcagcgaGGCCTCTCTGTCTGTGCGCGGCGTGGCTGTCGTCGATCTCTGCCTGGCGGGCGGCCGGCATGGGGAGGTCCCCGTGCTGCGAGCAGGCGCACACCAACAAGGGCGCGTGGACCAAGGAGGAGGACCAGCGCCTCGTCGCCTACATCAAGGCCCACGGCGAGGGCTGCTGGAGATCGCTACCAAAAGCCGCAG GTCTGCTGCGCTGCGGGAAGAGCTGCCGGCTGCGGTGGATCAACTACCTGCGCCCGGACCTCAAGCGCGGCAACTTCACCGAGGAGGAGGATGACCTCATCATCAAGTTCCACGAGCTCTTCGGCAACAA GTGGTCGCTCATCGCCGGGAGGCTGCCGGGCAGGACGGACAACGAGATCAAGAACTACTGGAACACGCACATCAAGCGCAAGCTCCTCGCCCGCGGCATGGACCCGCAGACGCACCGCCCGCTCGCCAGCGCGACCGCGGGGCAGCAGCATTACCAGCTGCAGGAGCCGCAGAAGCGAGCGGCCGGCGGCGGTCCAGCAGGCCATCCGCACCAGGACCACTTGGAGGTCGTCGTCATCTCGAACTCGCCGGACGAGGCCTACAGCCGTAGCAGCGACGACGAGCCGCGGTCCGCCACGCCGCCGCGGCGCCACCTCGACATCGACCTCAACCTGTCCATCAGCCTAG
- the LOC100384270 gene encoding uncharacterized protein isoform X1 → MGRSPCCEQAHTNKGAWTKEEDQRLVAYIKAHGEGCWRSLPKAAGLLRCGKSCRLRWINYLRPDLKRGNFTEEEDDLIIKFHELFGNKWSLIAGRLPGRTDNEIKNYWNTHIKRKLLARGMDPQTHRPLASATAGQQHYQLQEPQKRAAGGGPAGHPHQDHLEVVVISNSPDEAYSRSSDDEPRSATPPRRHLDIDLNLSISLAAYQPPEETGIIKQPLVMKQEQETAAGGTNAAAVCLCLNSLGYRPGVECVCGDGSSSSSSSHSHSHSHQWALNFLQAAAPCYRGQ, encoded by the exons ATGGGGAGGTCCCCGTGCTGCGAGCAGGCGCACACCAACAAGGGCGCGTGGACCAAGGAGGAGGACCAGCGCCTCGTCGCCTACATCAAGGCCCACGGCGAGGGCTGCTGGAGATCGCTACCAAAAGCCGCAG GTCTGCTGCGCTGCGGGAAGAGCTGCCGGCTGCGGTGGATCAACTACCTGCGCCCGGACCTCAAGCGCGGCAACTTCACCGAGGAGGAGGATGACCTCATCATCAAGTTCCACGAGCTCTTCGGCAACAA GTGGTCGCTCATCGCCGGGAGGCTGCCGGGCAGGACGGACAACGAGATCAAGAACTACTGGAACACGCACATCAAGCGCAAGCTCCTCGCCCGCGGCATGGACCCGCAGACGCACCGCCCGCTCGCCAGCGCGACCGCGGGGCAGCAGCATTACCAGCTGCAGGAGCCGCAGAAGCGAGCGGCCGGCGGCGGTCCAGCAGGCCATCCGCACCAGGACCACTTGGAGGTCGTCGTCATCTCGAACTCGCCGGACGAGGCCTACAGCCGTAGCAGCGACGACGAGCCGCGGTCCGCCACGCCGCCGCGGCGCCACCTCGACATCGACCTCAACCTGTCCATCAGCCTAGCGGCCTACCAGCCGCCGGAGGAAACCGGCATCATCAAGCAGCCACTGGTGATGAAGCAGGAGCAGGAAACGGCGGCGGGCGGCACCAATGCCGCGGCGGTGTGCCTGTGCCTCAACAGCCTCGGGTACCGGCCGGGCGTCGAGTGCGTCTGCGGCGACggcagctcctcctcctcctcctcgcacTCCCACTCCCACTCCCACCAATGGGCTCTGAATTTTTTACAGGCGGCGGCGCCCTGCTACAGAGGCCAATAG